The following coding sequences lie in one Phyllopteryx taeniolatus isolate TA_2022b chromosome 4, UOR_Ptae_1.2, whole genome shotgun sequence genomic window:
- the LOC133477407 gene encoding E3 ubiquitin-protein ligase RNF34-like: protein MSTELDDSILDRDVQDEDYSPGDEDQSVDDDDDDDDDDTEEEWISLKEKESIVDRNPIRMPRAWWLLKTLEEALPCSKQHADRVTSKNGTQLLVSSINQREHEECRQKWMSSPTMS from the exons ATGAGCACAGAGCTGGATGATTCCATATTAGACAGAGATGTCCAAGATGAGGACTATTCTCCCGGTGATGAGGATCAatctgttgatgatgatgatgatgatgatgatgacgacactGAAGAAGAATG GATTTCCTTGAAGGAGAAGGAGTCTATCGTTGATAGAAACCCTATTCGAATGC CCCGTGCCTGGTGGCTATTAAAAACATTAGAGGAAGCTTTGCCGTGTTCAAAGCAACATGCAGACAGGGTCACATCAAAGAATGGTACACAATTATTGGTCAGCAGTATCAACCAAAGAGAACATGAGGAATGTCGGCAGAAGTGGATGTCATCGCCAACCATGTCATGA